A section of the Etheostoma cragini isolate CJK2018 chromosome 12, CSU_Ecrag_1.0, whole genome shotgun sequence genome encodes:
- the LOC117954394 gene encoding fibronectin type III domain-containing protein 7-like, whose protein sequence is MAMQMKIQVLRFSWTEVTCNDTEYILKLRGSLLGDSQAQFDLSSYWTSTTYFEIPLPCGSAYSATVESRNAAGTSNPSVALNGTTAPCPPSGVAYSGNSSFATVLWNASVFATTFRVYDNSVKPRVQLCSTAGLSCSLTNVTSTNIGITAGNTAGESQATSVPIVVSNRRRRDLSVKRPETENGGLSAPVLDVKQATSTVIFVEWSQIDTATHYSVRIRKQGSSSEPEEMRVYGESIVLTDLSPNSIYCVRVSARNSATSGPQSEPVCVQLGEGLPQ, encoded by the exons ATGGCGATGCAGATGAAGATCCAGGTGTTGCGCTTCTCCTGGACAGAGGTCACCTGTAACGACACAGAGTATATCCTGAAGTTAAGAGGAAGTCTGCTGGGAGACAGCCAGGCCCAGTTTGATCTCTCATCCTATTGGACAAGCACAACGTACTTTGAGATTCCTCTCCCGTGCGGTTCAGCCTACTCTGCCACAGTAGAGAGCAGGAACGCTGCCGGGACCAGCAACCCGTCAGTGGCTCTCAACGGTACAACAG CTCCTTGTCCACCATCAGGAGTGGCGTACAGCGGGAACAGCTCCTTTGCGACAGTTTTGTGGAACGCGTCCGTGTTCGCCACCACATTCAGGGTGTACGACAACAGTGTGAAGCCAAGAGTCCAGCTGTGCAGCACCGCAGGGCTGTCCTGCTCCCTGACCAACGTCACTTCCACTAACATTGGGATCACAGCTGGCAACACAGCTGGAGAAAGTCAAGCGACAAGTGTGCCAATTG TAGTATCTAATCGCAGGAGGAGAGATCTCAGTGTAAAAAGGCCAGAGACAGAGAATg GAGGCCTCTCAGCTCCCGTGCTGGATGTCAAACAAGCGACGTCAACAGTGATTTTCGTTGAGTGGTCTCAAATAGATACCGCCACCCATTACAGTGTGAGGATCAGGAAGCAAGGCAGCTCCAGCGAGCCCGAGGAGATGAGGGTGTACGGCGAGAGCATCGTTCTCACTGACCTGAGCCCAAACTCCATCTACTGTGTCCGGGTGTCAGCCAGAAACTCGGCCACTAGTGGACCACAGTCAGAGCCTGTGTGCGTGCAACTAGGAGAGGGCCTCCCCCAATAG
- the prpf38b gene encoding pre-mRNA-splicing factor 38B — MANVGNQLPTQAVSKPAPGKHGNVLPLWGNEKTMNLNPMILTNVLSSPYFKVQLYELKTYHEVVDEIYFKVTHAEPWEKGSRKTAGQTGMCGGVRGVGTGGIVSTAFCLLYKLFTLKLTRKQLMGLITHTDSPYIRALGFMYIRYTQPPADLVEWYDGFLDDEEELDVKAGGGCVMTIGEMLRSFLTKLEWFSTLFPRIPVPVQKIIDQQMKARPRKVAPKETQEEEAAEAEEGGQGERRHSRTPRRTPSPRRSPKRSRSRSHHREKERHGPSFDRELERERDRQKKERDGRDRDRGDRGDRERRRSRSADRNQDRRERRRSRSGSRERRNERKDKERDGGEDKSRRKDREHHKDRGAEGERSKDKKTRGETDDRRHKDDRERHREERKAKRLSRSRSRDRKHRSGGEEKVRKVEGSHSRDRERDGEQRSHKSSGSKERSHHQRESSNDHCKQSEGRSRSTE; from the exons ATGGCTAACGTCGGAAACCAGCTACCAACACAGGCCGTTAGCAAGCCTGCACCAGGAAAACATGGAAATGTATTGCCCCTGTGGGGCAACGAAAAGACAATGAACCTCAACCCAATGATTCTTACGAATGTGCTGTCTTCGCCGTATTTCAAAGTTCAGCTTTATGAACTAAAGACCTACCATGAAGTTGTGGACGAAATCTACTTCAAG GTGACTCACGCTGAGCCTTGGGAAAAAGGAAGCAGAAAGACAGCAGGCCAGACTGGAATGTGCGGAGGG GTGCGTGGAGTTGGGACCGGTGGTATTGTGTCCACTGCTTTCTGTCTTCTATACAAACTGTTTACTCTCAAGCTGACTCGCAAACAGCTGATGGGCCTGATCACTCACACAGACTCTCCATACATCAGAGCACTTGGCTTCATGTACATAAg ATACACTCAGCCCCCAGCAGACCTGGTCGAATGGTACGATGGCTTCCTGGATGATGAGGAG GAGCTGGACGTGAAGGCCGGGGGGGGCTGCGTGATGACCATTGGAGAGATGCTGCGCTCCTTCCTGACCAAGCTGGAGTGGTTCTCCACCCTGTTCCCCCGTATCCCCGTGCCTGTGCAGAAGATCATAGACCAGCAGATGAAGGCCAGGCCTCGTAAAGTCGCTCCAAAGGAAACGCAGGAGGAGGAAGCCGCAGAGGCagaggagggggggcaagggGAACGACGCCACTCCAG GACACCCAGGCGGACACCGAGCCCCCGAAGGTCACCCAAGCGGTCGCGGAGCAGAAGTCACCACCGCGAGAAGGAACGCCACGGCCCCAGCTTCGACCGCGAGCTGGAGAGAGAGCGCGACCGCCAGAAGAAGGAGAGGGACGGCAGGGACCGGGATCGAGGGGACAGAGGGGACAGGGAGAGGCGGCGTTCCCGCAGTGCAGACAGGAACCAAGACCGGCGAGAACGTAGAAGAAGTCGCAGCGGCAGCCGGGAACGACGGAACGAACGCaaggacaaagaaagagacGGCGGGGAGGACAAGAGCAGGAGGAAGGACAGGGAACACCACAAAGATAGAGGGGCTGAAGGGGAGAGGTCCAAGGATAAAAAGACCAGGGGAGAGACTGACGACAGGAGGCACAAAGACGACAGGGAGAGGcacagagaagagaggaaggccAAAAGGTTGAGCCGGAGTCGAAGCAGGGACAGGAAGCACCGAAGTGGGGGGGAGGAGAAGGTCAGGAAAGTAgagggcagccacagcagaGACAGGGAGCGAGACGGAGAACAGCGGTCTCACAAAAGTAGTGGTAGCAAAGAGAGGAGCCATCATCAGCGAGAGTCCAGTAATGACCATTGTAAACAAAGTGAAGGCAGGAGTCGGAGCACTGAGTAA
- the LOC117954392 gene encoding protein FAM102B-like isoform X2 has product MSFILMKKKRFKFKVDFNLEELSSVPFVNGVLFCKVRLLDGGFAEESSRESVQANCVHWRKKFSFVCKMSANAGTGVLDPCLCRVSVRKELKGGKTFAKLGFADLNLSEFAGSGSTTRRCLLEGYDTKNTRQDNSILKVVITTQLMSGDPCFKTPPSTAMTLAIPQTEAGCLLEDRKGGDKHISQSLTVKSASVPEELIAYGHSRTPSHASQHSKLSGYSSNHSSLTDLCHRRSGSAGSASTGIGSIPEPSDQPGESRTTPPFSATCQHAPENSSTPAKVPRHPVKQDSVENQLKRVDATRVDADDIIEKILQSQDFSHGFLDSSAEEEGLSLFVGPGGSTALGSQHMRVAAGAFEQVVIKR; this is encoded by the exons ATGTCGTTCATTCttatgaagaagaagagatttaaatttaaagtggACTTCAACTTGGAGGAATTGTCATCGGTTCCCTTCGTGAACGGAGTTTTATTCTGTAAAGTTAGACTCCTTGATGGAGGCTTTGCCGAAGAGTCGTCTCG GGAGTCAGTCCAAGCCAACTGTGTACACTGGAGAAAGAAATTCTCTTTTGTGTGTAAGATGAGTGCCAATGCTGGGACAGGTGTACTAGACCCCTGTTTGTGCCGGGTGTCTGTGCGCAAG GAACTGAAGGGTGGAAAAACTTTTGCAAAG CTGGGCTTTGCTGACTTGAACTTGTCTGAGTTTGCTGGGTCTGGCAGCACCACGCGTCGGTGTCTCCTAGAGGGATATGACACCAAGAACACCAGACAGGACAACTCAATTCTGAAG gtTGTCATCACAACACAGCTCATGTCTGGAGACCCCTGTTTCAAAAC TCCCCCATCTACAGCCATGACTCTGGCAATCCCACAGACTGAAGCAGGGTGTCTCCTTGAGGACAGAAAGGGAGGGGACAAGCACATATCCCAGTCACTCACTG taAAGTCTGCATCAGTTCCAGAGGAGCTGATAGCGTATGGTCACTCTAGAACACCCAGCCATGCGAGTCAGCATTCAAAACTTTCAG GTTACAGCTCAAATCACTCCAGCCTAACTGATCTTTGCCATCGGAGGAGTGGGTCTGCGGGTTCGGCCTCCACAGGCATCGGCAGCATCCCAGAACCTAGTGATCAGCCGGGAGAGAGCAGGACCACTCCCCCATTCTCAGCAACCTGTCAACATGCACCTGAAAACTCCTCTACCCCTGCTAAAGTTCCaag ACATCCAGTAAAGCAGGACTCAGTGGAGAATCAGCTGAAAAGAGTTGATGCCACCAGAGTGGATGCTGATGACATAATAGAGAAAATTCTGCAGAGCCAGGATTTCAGCCACGGCTTCTTGGACTCCAGTGCAGAGG AGGAGGGGCTCAGCTTGTTTGTTGGTCCTGGTGGGAGTACAGCCTTGGGAAGCCAGCATATGAG GGTCGCAGCTGGAGCCTTTGAGCAGGTGGTGATCAAGCGCTAG
- the LOC117954392 gene encoding protein FAM102B-like isoform X1: MSFILMKKKRFKFKVDFNLEELSSVPFVNGVLFCKVRLLDGGFAEESSRESVQANCVHWRKKFSFVCKMSANAGTGVLDPCLCRVSVRKELKGGKTFAKLGFADLNLSEFAGSGSTTRRCLLEGYDTKNTRQDNSILKVVITTQLMSGDPCFKTPPSTAMTLAIPQTEAGCLLEDRKGGDKHISQSLTVKSASVPEELIAYGHSRTPSHASQHSKLSGYSSNHSSLTDLCHRRSGSAGSASTGIGSIPEPSDQPGESRTTPPFSATCQHAPENSSTPAKVPSRHPVKQDSVENQLKRVDATRVDADDIIEKILQSQDFSHGFLDSSAEEEGLSLFVGPGGSTALGSQHMRVAAGAFEQVVIKR, encoded by the exons ATGTCGTTCATTCttatgaagaagaagagatttaaatttaaagtggACTTCAACTTGGAGGAATTGTCATCGGTTCCCTTCGTGAACGGAGTTTTATTCTGTAAAGTTAGACTCCTTGATGGAGGCTTTGCCGAAGAGTCGTCTCG GGAGTCAGTCCAAGCCAACTGTGTACACTGGAGAAAGAAATTCTCTTTTGTGTGTAAGATGAGTGCCAATGCTGGGACAGGTGTACTAGACCCCTGTTTGTGCCGGGTGTCTGTGCGCAAG GAACTGAAGGGTGGAAAAACTTTTGCAAAG CTGGGCTTTGCTGACTTGAACTTGTCTGAGTTTGCTGGGTCTGGCAGCACCACGCGTCGGTGTCTCCTAGAGGGATATGACACCAAGAACACCAGACAGGACAACTCAATTCTGAAG gtTGTCATCACAACACAGCTCATGTCTGGAGACCCCTGTTTCAAAAC TCCCCCATCTACAGCCATGACTCTGGCAATCCCACAGACTGAAGCAGGGTGTCTCCTTGAGGACAGAAAGGGAGGGGACAAGCACATATCCCAGTCACTCACTG taAAGTCTGCATCAGTTCCAGAGGAGCTGATAGCGTATGGTCACTCTAGAACACCCAGCCATGCGAGTCAGCATTCAAAACTTTCAG GTTACAGCTCAAATCACTCCAGCCTAACTGATCTTTGCCATCGGAGGAGTGGGTCTGCGGGTTCGGCCTCCACAGGCATCGGCAGCATCCCAGAACCTAGTGATCAGCCGGGAGAGAGCAGGACCACTCCCCCATTCTCAGCAACCTGTCAACATGCACCTGAAAACTCCTCTACCCCTGCTAAAGTTCCaag tagACATCCAGTAAAGCAGGACTCAGTGGAGAATCAGCTGAAAAGAGTTGATGCCACCAGAGTGGATGCTGATGACATAATAGAGAAAATTCTGCAGAGCCAGGATTTCAGCCACGGCTTCTTGGACTCCAGTGCAGAGG AGGAGGGGCTCAGCTTGTTTGTTGGTCCTGGTGGGAGTACAGCCTTGGGAAGCCAGCATATGAG GGTCGCAGCTGGAGCCTTTGAGCAGGTGGTGATCAAGCGCTAG
- the LOC117954389 gene encoding calcium-binding mitochondrial carrier protein SCaMC-1-like isoform X1 has protein sequence MYQTLRACLLSNARCWDADSKRSCQDLFERLDTNKDGKVDVAELRAGLMEMGIFRQGAAQKIVSSGDKNKDGSLDLNEFSRYMKEHEKKLLLAFKSLDRNNDGRIDVSEIQQSLAELGMDISKENALKILQSMDNDGTMTVDWNEWREHFLLCPAHNLEEIIHYWKHSSVLDIGDSLAIPDEFTEEEKNSGHWWKHLAAGAVAGAVSRTGTAPLDRMKVFMQVHSSKTNPISLGGGFKQMILEGGLTSLWRGNGINVLKIAPETAIKFMAYEQYKKLLSSEGKTIETHKRFMAGSLAGATAQTAIYPMEVLKTRLTLRKTGQYSGMFDCAKKILRKEGVKAFYKGYVPNLVGIIPYAGIDLAVYETLKNMWLSYHPESANPGVLVLVACGTMSSTCGQLASYPLALVRTRMQAQATLDASDQSSMSSLMKKVVAKDGFFGLYRGILPNFMKVIPAVSISYVVYEYMKTGLGISK, from the exons ATGTATCAAACGTTACGGGCGTGTTTGCTATCAAATGCCCGGTGCTGGGATGCCGACAGCAAGAGGTCGTGCCAGGATTTGTTTGAGAGGCTTGACACCAATAAAGATGGGAAGGTGGACGTCGCTGAATTACGAGCGGGCCTCATGGAAATGGGCATATTCCGCCAGGGTGCTGCACAG AAAATTGTGTCGTCTGGTGATAAGAACAAAGATGGGAGTCTCGATTTGAACGAGTTCAGCAGATATATGAAAGAGCACGAGAAGAAGCTTCTGCTGGCGTTCAAGAGTCTGGACAGAAACAACGATG GACGCATTGATGTCTCAGAGATCCAGCAGTCCCTTGCGGAGCTGGGCATGGATATCAGCAAAGAGAATGCCCTGAAAATATTACAGAG TATGGACAATGATGGGACCATGACGGTGGACTGGAACGAGTGGAGGGAACACTTCCTGTTATGCCCTGCTCACAACCTGGAAGAGATCATACACTACTGGAAACACTCCTCg GTGCTGGACATAGGTGACAGCCTTGCCATCCCGGATGAATTCACTGAGGAGGAGAAGAACTCGGGTCACTGGTGGAAGCACCTGGCTGCAGGTGCAGTGGCGGGGGCCGTCTCTCGTACTGGAACTGCCCCTCTGGACAGAATGAAAGTCTTCATGCAG GTTCATTCTTCTAAGACTAACCCTATAAGCCTGGGAGGGGGCTTCAAGCAGATGATCCTAGAGGGAGGTCTAACTTCACTGTGGAGGGGAAATGGCATCAACGTTTTAAAGATTGCACCCGAGACCGCAATCAAATTCATGGCATACGAGCAA TATAAAAAGTTACTGTCATCAGAGGGCAAGACGATTGAGACACACAAGAGGTTTATGGCTGGCTCTCTGGCCGGAGCCACAGCACAGACAGCCATCTACCCAATGGAG GTATTGAAAACTAGACTGACCCTGAGGAAAACTGGCCAGTATTCAGGAATGTTTGATTGTGCCAAGAAGATCCTGAGGAAGGAAGGTGTCAAGGCTTTCTACAAGGGCTACGTTCCAAACTTAGTGGGCATCATTCCCTACGCTGGGATAGACCTTGCTGTTTATGAG ACTCTGAAGAACATGTGGCTGTCGTACCACCCTGAATCCGCTAACCCTGGCGTTCTGGTGCTGGTGGCCTGTGGGACCATGTCTAGCACCTGTGGCCAGCTGGCCAGCTATCCACTTGCACTTGTGCGCACACGGATGCAGGCACAAG cgACCCTGGATGCATCAGACCAGTCCTCCATGAGCAGTCTGATGAAGAAGGTTGTAGCCAAAGATGGCTTTTTTGGACTCTACCGGGGCATCCTGCCAAACTTCATGAAAGTCATTCCCGCTGTAAGCATCAGCTATGTGGTCTACGAGTACATGAAGACTGGCTTAGGAATTTCCAAATAA
- the LOC117954389 gene encoding calcium-binding mitochondrial carrier protein SCaMC-1-like isoform X2: MKEHEKKLLLAFKSLDRNNDGRIDVSEIQQSLAELGMDISKENALKILQSMDNDGTMTVDWNEWREHFLLCPAHNLEEIIHYWKHSSVLDIGDSLAIPDEFTEEEKNSGHWWKHLAAGAVAGAVSRTGTAPLDRMKVFMQVHSSKTNPISLGGGFKQMILEGGLTSLWRGNGINVLKIAPETAIKFMAYEQYKKLLSSEGKTIETHKRFMAGSLAGATAQTAIYPMEVLKTRLTLRKTGQYSGMFDCAKKILRKEGVKAFYKGYVPNLVGIIPYAGIDLAVYETLKNMWLSYHPESANPGVLVLVACGTMSSTCGQLASYPLALVRTRMQAQATLDASDQSSMSSLMKKVVAKDGFFGLYRGILPNFMKVIPAVSISYVVYEYMKTGLGISK; encoded by the exons ATGAAAGAGCACGAGAAGAAGCTTCTGCTGGCGTTCAAGAGTCTGGACAGAAACAACGATG GACGCATTGATGTCTCAGAGATCCAGCAGTCCCTTGCGGAGCTGGGCATGGATATCAGCAAAGAGAATGCCCTGAAAATATTACAGAG TATGGACAATGATGGGACCATGACGGTGGACTGGAACGAGTGGAGGGAACACTTCCTGTTATGCCCTGCTCACAACCTGGAAGAGATCATACACTACTGGAAACACTCCTCg GTGCTGGACATAGGTGACAGCCTTGCCATCCCGGATGAATTCACTGAGGAGGAGAAGAACTCGGGTCACTGGTGGAAGCACCTGGCTGCAGGTGCAGTGGCGGGGGCCGTCTCTCGTACTGGAACTGCCCCTCTGGACAGAATGAAAGTCTTCATGCAG GTTCATTCTTCTAAGACTAACCCTATAAGCCTGGGAGGGGGCTTCAAGCAGATGATCCTAGAGGGAGGTCTAACTTCACTGTGGAGGGGAAATGGCATCAACGTTTTAAAGATTGCACCCGAGACCGCAATCAAATTCATGGCATACGAGCAA TATAAAAAGTTACTGTCATCAGAGGGCAAGACGATTGAGACACACAAGAGGTTTATGGCTGGCTCTCTGGCCGGAGCCACAGCACAGACAGCCATCTACCCAATGGAG GTATTGAAAACTAGACTGACCCTGAGGAAAACTGGCCAGTATTCAGGAATGTTTGATTGTGCCAAGAAGATCCTGAGGAAGGAAGGTGTCAAGGCTTTCTACAAGGGCTACGTTCCAAACTTAGTGGGCATCATTCCCTACGCTGGGATAGACCTTGCTGTTTATGAG ACTCTGAAGAACATGTGGCTGTCGTACCACCCTGAATCCGCTAACCCTGGCGTTCTGGTGCTGGTGGCCTGTGGGACCATGTCTAGCACCTGTGGCCAGCTGGCCAGCTATCCACTTGCACTTGTGCGCACACGGATGCAGGCACAAG cgACCCTGGATGCATCAGACCAGTCCTCCATGAGCAGTCTGATGAAGAAGGTTGTAGCCAAAGATGGCTTTTTTGGACTCTACCGGGGCATCCTGCCAAACTTCATGAAAGTCATTCCCGCTGTAAGCATCAGCTATGTGGTCTACGAGTACATGAAGACTGGCTTAGGAATTTCCAAATAA
- the prkab2 gene encoding 5'-AMP-activated protein kinase subunit beta-2 — MGNTSDRVSGERHGAKAHRSDSSGSHKDQEPSSKMVDSTDDPNIFNTHGPESKVLEEKESDLVEQMKAGPQSRPTVIRWAGGGKEVYIAGSFNNWSTKIPLNKSHNDFVAILDLPEGEHQYKFFVDGQWVHDPSETVVTSQLGTINNLIQVKKSDFEVFDALNVDSLECSDTSDLSSSPPGPYGQEQYSFRPEEHFKAPPILPPHLLQVILNKDTNISCDPALLPEPNHVMLNHLYALSIKDGVMVLSATHRYKKKYVTSLLYKPI; from the exons ATGGGAAACACAAGCGACAGGGTGTCTGGAGAACGCCACGGAGCCAAAGCCCATCGCTCGGACAGCAGCGGCAGTCACAAAGACCAAGAACCCAGCAGCAAGATGGTGGACAGCACAGATGACCCCAACATCTTCAACACCCATGGGCCAGAGTCCAAG GTGTTGGAAGAGAAAGAATCCGATCTGGTGGAGCAGATGAAAGCTGGTCCTCAGTCTCGACCCACGGTCATCCGCTGGGCCGGAGGGGGAAAGGAGGTCTACATAGCCGGTTCCTTTAATAACTGGAGCACGAAGATACCACTAAATAAGAG CCATAATGACTTTGTAGCGATCCTGGACCTGCCAGAAGGAGAACACCAGTACAAGTTCTTTGTAGATGGACAGTGGGTCCATGACCCCTCAGAG ACGGTTGTAACCAGTCAGCTCGGCACCATCAACAACCTGATCCAGGTGAAGAAGTCTGACTTTGAGGTGTTTGACGCCCTGAACGTGGACTCTCTGGAGTGCTCAGACACATCAG accTGTCCAGCTCCCCTCCAGGTCCATACGGGCAGGAGCAGTACAGCTTCAGACCTGAGGAGCATTTCAAAGCCCCACCCATCCTCCCTCCGCACCTCCTCCAAGTCATTCTCAACAAGGACACCAACATATCC TGTGACCCTGCCCTGCTGCCTGAGCCCAACCACGTCATGCTAAACCACCTTTACGCCCTCTCGATTAAG